The following are encoded together in the Streptomyces rapamycinicus NRRL 5491 genome:
- a CDS encoding glycoside hydrolase family 65 protein gives MITDSSYAVDPWALRETDLRLDLLPQSESVFALSNGHVGWRANLDEGEPHGLPGSYLNGVYERRPLPYAEAGYGYPEAGQTMINVTNGKIIRLLVDDEPFDLRYGRLRSHERVLDLRGGLLHRTCEWTSPSGISVLVRSTRLVSLTQRAIAAVAYEVEAVDAQIRVVVQSELVANEQLPERAGDPRVAEALESPLKPEENAANDKRLRLIHCTEASDLRIAAAADHLITGPPPTRHASESADDVARLTVTSVLEPGQVLRLEKLVAYGWSGARSLPAVRDQVEAALAGAASTGWRGLVDQQRGWLEDFWSRADVEVEGDAEIQQAVRFALFHVLQAGARAEERAIPAKGLTGSGYDGHSFWDTDTFVLPLLTYTFPESVAEALRWRQSILPAARDRARQLGHEGAAFPWRTIDGSECSAYWPAGTAAFHVNADVADAVVRYVAATGDDEFERETAVELLVETARLWRSLGHHDHHGRFHLDGVTGPDEYSAVADDNVYTNLMAQSNLRAAADIVERHPDKGAELGVDDEEAAAWRDAAESMSVPYNKTLGVHEQSADFTGHQEWDFQGTRPDQYPLMLHFPYFDMYRKQVIKQADLVLAMYLRGECFTEEEKARNFDYYERLTVRDSSLSACAQAVMAAEVGHLRLAYDYLGEAALMDLKDLEHNTRDGLHIASLAGTWIALVAGFGGMRHRDGRLEFSPKLPEKLARLAFTMQVLGRKLRVEITNRSVTYSLAEGAPLEIRHYGRPITVSEKTPRTCDIDELTARPEPHQPPGRRPNRRA, from the coding sequence GTGATCACCGATTCCTCGTACGCCGTCGACCCCTGGGCGCTGCGGGAAACCGATCTGCGGCTCGATCTGCTGCCCCAGAGCGAATCGGTCTTCGCGCTCTCCAACGGCCATGTGGGCTGGCGCGCCAACCTCGACGAGGGGGAGCCCCACGGCCTCCCCGGCTCCTACCTCAACGGGGTGTACGAGCGGCGTCCCCTGCCCTACGCCGAGGCCGGATACGGCTATCCCGAGGCCGGCCAGACCATGATCAACGTCACCAACGGCAAGATCATCCGGCTGCTGGTGGACGACGAGCCCTTCGATCTGCGGTACGGGCGGCTGCGCTCCCACGAGCGGGTGCTCGATCTGCGCGGCGGGCTGCTCCACCGCACCTGCGAATGGACCTCCCCCTCCGGCATCAGCGTGCTGGTCCGCTCCACCCGGCTGGTCTCCCTCACCCAGCGGGCCATCGCCGCCGTCGCCTACGAGGTGGAGGCCGTCGACGCCCAGATCCGCGTCGTCGTCCAGTCCGAACTGGTCGCCAACGAGCAGCTTCCCGAGCGCGCCGGCGACCCCCGGGTGGCCGAGGCCCTGGAGTCCCCGCTCAAGCCCGAGGAGAACGCCGCCAACGACAAGCGGCTGCGGCTGATCCACTGCACCGAGGCCAGCGACCTGCGGATCGCGGCGGCCGCCGACCACCTGATCACCGGGCCGCCGCCCACCCGTCACGCCAGCGAGAGCGCCGACGACGTCGCCCGGCTGACCGTCACCTCGGTACTGGAGCCGGGCCAGGTGCTGCGGCTGGAGAAACTGGTGGCCTACGGCTGGTCCGGCGCCCGTTCGCTGCCCGCCGTACGGGACCAGGTCGAGGCCGCGCTGGCCGGGGCCGCCAGCACCGGCTGGCGCGGTCTGGTGGACCAGCAGCGCGGCTGGCTGGAGGACTTCTGGTCCCGCGCCGACGTCGAGGTCGAGGGCGATGCCGAGATCCAGCAGGCCGTGCGGTTCGCCCTCTTCCACGTACTGCAGGCCGGCGCCCGGGCCGAGGAACGGGCCATCCCCGCCAAGGGCCTCACCGGCTCCGGCTACGACGGCCACTCCTTCTGGGACACCGACACCTTCGTCCTGCCGCTGCTCACCTACACCTTCCCCGAGTCCGTGGCCGAGGCGCTGCGCTGGCGGCAGTCCATCCTGCCCGCCGCCCGGGACCGGGCCCGGCAGCTCGGCCACGAGGGCGCCGCCTTCCCCTGGCGCACCATCGACGGCTCCGAATGCTCCGCCTACTGGCCGGCCGGCACCGCGGCCTTCCACGTCAACGCCGATGTGGCGGACGCCGTGGTGCGCTATGTGGCGGCCACCGGCGACGACGAGTTCGAGCGCGAGACCGCGGTGGAACTGCTGGTGGAGACCGCCCGGCTGTGGCGCTCCCTCGGCCACCACGACCACCACGGCCGCTTCCACCTCGACGGGGTGACCGGCCCGGACGAGTACAGCGCCGTCGCGGACGACAACGTGTACACCAACCTCATGGCCCAGTCGAACCTGCGGGCCGCCGCGGACATCGTCGAACGCCACCCGGACAAGGGCGCCGAACTGGGCGTCGACGACGAGGAGGCCGCCGCGTGGCGGGACGCCGCCGAGTCCATGTCCGTCCCGTACAACAAGACCCTGGGCGTCCACGAGCAGTCCGCGGACTTCACCGGCCACCAGGAGTGGGACTTCCAGGGCACCCGGCCCGACCAGTACCCGCTGATGCTCCACTTCCCGTACTTCGACATGTACCGCAAGCAGGTGATCAAACAGGCCGACCTGGTGCTGGCGATGTATCTGCGCGGCGAGTGCTTCACCGAGGAGGAGAAAGCACGCAACTTCGACTACTACGAGCGGCTCACGGTCCGGGACTCCTCGCTTTCCGCGTGTGCCCAGGCCGTCATGGCCGCCGAGGTGGGCCATCTGCGGCTCGCCTACGACTACCTGGGCGAGGCGGCCCTGATGGACCTGAAGGACCTGGAGCACAACACCCGCGACGGTCTGCACATCGCCTCGCTCGCCGGCACCTGGATCGCCCTGGTCGCCGGGTTCGGCGGGATGCGGCACCGCGACGGCAGGCTGGAGTTCTCGCCCAAGCTGCCCGAGAAGCTGGCCCGGCTCGCCTTCACCATGCAGGTGCTGGGCCGGAAGCTGCGCGTGGAGATCACCAACCGCTCTGTCACCTACTCCCTGGCCGAGGGCGCGCCCCTGGAGATCCGGCACTACGGGCGGCCCATCACCGTCTCCGAGAAGACCCCCCGGACCTGCGACATCGACGAGCTGACCGCACGTCCCGAACCCCATCAGCCCCCCGGCCGCCGCCCGAACCGCCGCGCCTGA